One window from the genome of Methanococcoides sp. AM1 encodes:
- a CDS encoding type II secretion system F family protein: protein MDNSYFSIAFAIFGKHYVNKRSKYFSLRKNLLRSRINIGYDRYLSGVLLMAILSTLLLFILFNALLYIIPIPDISGMALGFPAWTAKYVAYKTLAIRVFGGIAFAGLCFSSIYYFAMFYPAIVASDRKRKIEQMLPYGINYMSAMSGAGVLPVDLFRSLASNEIYGEVAVEARYLVRDLEVLGYNLVSAMKNLAASTPSPMMQEFLQGSITVVTSGGDLEPYFKIKADQYLIDNRQRQKEFLETLGLMGETYVTAFVAGPLFLIVVISIVALMGGADFMFLYLMVYGIIPVGTLMFIVLVSAITPED from the coding sequence ATGGATAATTCATACTTTAGTATTGCATTTGCAATATTTGGGAAACACTATGTGAACAAACGTTCAAAGTATTTCTCACTTAGAAAAAACCTTTTGAGAAGCAGGATCAACATAGGTTATGACAGATACCTTTCAGGTGTCCTCCTAATGGCAATTCTAAGTACATTGCTGTTGTTTATCCTATTCAATGCCCTCCTTTATATCATTCCAATTCCTGATATTTCCGGAATGGCACTTGGTTTCCCTGCCTGGACTGCAAAATATGTTGCCTATAAGACCCTTGCGATCCGCGTATTTGGAGGTATTGCATTTGCAGGACTCTGCTTCAGCAGTATCTATTATTTCGCCATGTTCTATCCGGCCATTGTGGCATCTGACAGAAAACGAAAGATAGAACAGATGCTTCCCTATGGTATTAATTATATGTCCGCTATGTCTGGAGCAGGAGTTCTTCCGGTAGATCTGTTCCGTTCCCTTGCATCCAATGAAATTTATGGTGAAGTTGCTGTGGAAGCAAGATATCTTGTGCGTGACCTTGAAGTATTGGGGTATAACCTTGTGAGTGCAATGAAGAACCTTGCAGCTTCTACCCCTTCTCCAATGATGCAGGAATTCCTGCAGGGTTCTATTACCGTTGTAACATCAGGTGGTGATCTGGAGCCTTACTTTAAGATCAAGGCCGATCAATATCTCATAGACAACAGGCAAAGACAAAAGGAATTCCTTGAGACGCTTGGTCTTATGGGTGAAACATATGTTACTGCATTTGTCGCAGGTCCTCTTTTCCTGATAGTCGTAATATCGATCGTAGCATTGATGGGTGGAGCTGACTTTATGTTCCTTTATCTGATGGTATATGGTATAATCCCAGTTGGAACTCTTATGTTCATAGTTCTTGTCAGTGCAATAACGCCGGAGGACTGA
- a CDS encoding type II/IV secretion system ATPase subunit, with the protein MVENLNPQSAEKEDEIESVEDGIVDIVDIVEDDSLSGELYTEELGDNIEDMESISNDEEYESEDQNKLPEEIESLWEKTIKEIAEEEEEVEEFEETPMFIFKKEPFYHRVINAFKTKEYEVEEYDVAIHGPLVDIALDEESGFEEIEFFEINPPYSYVRISYNSDLHEYQYQVLEPKFSDEEEKLFRMIKERIAEVLHAHLKSMSREVAEEYLRTNVNTFLVDYRIRLTTLTREKIMYYIIRDYLGYGEIDAMMRDLLIEDISCDGPNTPIYIYHKKHESIPSNVLFDSDDHLDPLAIRLAQICGKHISIANPLLDATLPDGSRIQLTLGREITTRGSTFTIRRFNEDPITPSDLIGYHTFSTAMLAYMWLAVDSSKSVIFSGGTASGKTSAMNAISIFIQPEMKIVSIEDTRELNLAHPNWIPGVTREAFGGESKGSIEMYELLRASLRQRPEYILVGEVRGAEAYVLFQAMSTGHTTFSTMHADSVQSIVHRLENPPINIPRIMIQALDIVSLQVQVKVDGERVRRCKTLTEIVGVDPRTGELLTNEVFSWNAAKDLFQYSGRSYVLESVMDARGWTEAKVRDELQQRQDVMEWARLKKITHFRDFSKIVVAYKREPETLLKVIRQDLNG; encoded by the coding sequence ATGGTTGAAAATTTGAATCCTCAAAGTGCCGAGAAGGAAGACGAGATAGAGTCTGTGGAAGATGGCATCGTTGATATAGTAGATATAGTTGAAGATGATTCTCTTTCAGGGGAGCTTTACACAGAAGAACTCGGTGATAATATCGAGGACATGGAAAGCATCTCCAATGATGAAGAATATGAAAGTGAGGATCAAAACAAACTACCAGAGGAAATTGAATCCTTATGGGAAAAGACGATAAAAGAGATTGCAGAAGAGGAAGAAGAAGTTGAGGAGTTTGAAGAGACTCCAATGTTCATTTTCAAGAAAGAACCCTTCTATCATCGAGTGATCAATGCTTTTAAGACAAAAGAATACGAGGTAGAGGAATATGATGTGGCCATTCATGGTCCTCTTGTAGATATTGCTCTGGATGAAGAGTCCGGGTTTGAAGAGATCGAGTTCTTTGAAATAAATCCACCTTATTCTTATGTTAGGATCTCTTATAATTCTGATCTTCATGAGTATCAATATCAGGTCCTTGAGCCAAAATTTTCTGATGAAGAAGAAAAATTGTTCAGGATGATAAAGGAGCGTATTGCTGAGGTTCTTCATGCACACTTGAAAAGCATGTCAAGGGAAGTTGCAGAAGAATACCTTCGTACTAACGTTAATACCTTCCTTGTTGATTATAGGATCCGGCTCACTACCCTTACACGGGAGAAGATCATGTATTACATCATCCGTGACTATCTCGGATATGGTGAGATCGATGCCATGATGCGTGATCTGCTAATAGAAGATATATCCTGTGATGGTCCTAATACGCCGATCTACATATACCATAAGAAGCATGAGTCCATTCCTTCAAATGTGCTGTTTGATTCGGATGATCATCTGGATCCACTCGCTATCAGGCTTGCACAAATATGTGGAAAACATATTTCCATCGCAAATCCGTTGCTCGATGCAACATTGCCTGATGGATCACGTATACAATTAACACTTGGAAGGGAGATCACTACCCGAGGTAGTACTTTTACTATACGTCGATTCAATGAGGATCCAATAACACCTTCCGATCTTATTGGTTATCATACGTTCTCTACAGCAATGCTGGCATACATGTGGCTTGCTGTGGATTCAAGCAAGAGTGTTATCTTCTCCGGAGGTACTGCTTCAGGAAAGACCTCTGCAATGAATGCTATTTCAATATTTATCCAGCCGGAAATGAAGATCGTTTCTATTGAGGATACAAGGGAATTGAACCTTGCTCACCCCAACTGGATCCCTGGTGTTACACGTGAAGCCTTTGGTGGTGAATCAAAAGGTTCCATTGAAATGTACGAACTGCTGAGAGCATCACTGAGGCAGCGTCCGGAATATATCCTGGTGGGTGAAGTAAGAGGTGCTGAAGCATATGTTCTGTTCCAGGCAATGTCAACAGGACACACAACGTTCTCGACAATGCACGCTGACTCTGTGCAGTCGATCGTACACAGGCTTGAGAACCCTCCTATCAATATTCCGAGGATCATGATACAGGCACTTGATATTGTGTCTTTACAGGTTCAGGTAAAAGTTGATGGTGAAAGGGTCAGGCGGTGTAAGACTCTTACAGAGATCGTTGGTGTTGATCCAAGGACTGGTGAGTTGCTTACAAATGAAGTGTTCTCATGGAATGCTGCAAAGGATCTTTTCCAGTACTCAGGTCGTTCCTATGTTCTTGAGAGTGTTATGGATGCAAGAGGCTGGACCGAGGCCAAGGTGAGGGATGAGTTACAGCAGCGTCAGGATGTCATGGAGTGGGCACGCTTGAAGAAGATAACTCATTTCAGGGACTTCTCTAAGATCGTGGTTGCGTATAAACGTGAACCAGAAACACTATTGAAAGTAATAAGGCAGGATTTGAATGGATAA
- a CDS encoding AMP phosphorylase — translation MQLKVQPIDIKVGKYKVILNTIDAKELGVNEGDRVRIKDHETLTAIVDFTEDMISPGMIGLYHEVKEAMQKEWTESIEVFPAEKPRSTYIIKKVMDAKKLSKDEIETLVKDIVEENLSEIELAAFLTSTYINDMTDDETEWLTRAMIETGDQLEFDTHPIMDKHSIGGVPGNKISLLIVPIVAANGLVIPKTSSRAITGAGGTADLMEILAPVEFDADEIKRMTEKVGGVLVWGGATNIAPADDKLIKVEYPLSIDPHCQMLASIMAKKGAIGADHVVMDIPTGPGTKIPTVQEGRKLARDLINLGDRLGMDVDCALTYGASPVGRTVGPALEVIEALKVLENFDGPNSLIEKSAALAGMLLEMGGVATKNQGYDLAIETLKNGKALEKFKQIIEIQGGNPNVTHKDIAVGEFTADILAPTNGYILELDNKRLVQIARIAGAPNDKGAGLLLHKKLGEPIKEGEKLFTIYAEKESKLNTALKNAKAKPPFIAEGMLLERIQSFKEI, via the coding sequence ATGCAACTAAAAGTACAACCTATTGATATCAAAGTTGGCAAATACAAAGTAATCCTGAACACCATCGATGCAAAGGAGCTGGGTGTCAATGAAGGGGATCGCGTTCGAATAAAAGATCATGAGACGCTTACAGCCATTGTGGATTTTACCGAGGACATGATATCACCGGGAATGATCGGTCTTTACCATGAGGTCAAGGAAGCAATGCAAAAGGAATGGACCGAAAGCATAGAAGTATTCCCTGCAGAAAAACCAAGGTCAACATACATCATCAAAAAGGTCATGGATGCTAAAAAGCTCAGCAAAGATGAGATCGAGACACTTGTTAAGGACATCGTGGAAGAAAACCTTAGTGAGATCGAACTTGCAGCATTCCTTACTTCAACATACATTAACGACATGACAGATGATGAAACGGAATGGCTAACAAGAGCAATGATCGAAACCGGAGATCAGCTTGAGTTCGACACCCATCCCATCATGGATAAACATTCCATCGGCGGAGTGCCGGGAAACAAGATATCCCTTCTCATAGTGCCTATTGTTGCAGCCAATGGACTTGTTATACCAAAAACCAGTTCAAGGGCAATAACCGGAGCAGGCGGGACTGCTGATCTTATGGAGATCCTTGCACCGGTCGAATTCGACGCTGATGAGATTAAGAGGATGACCGAAAAAGTTGGTGGTGTTCTTGTGTGGGGTGGTGCCACAAATATCGCACCTGCTGATGACAAGTTGATCAAGGTCGAGTATCCACTTTCCATTGATCCACATTGCCAGATGCTGGCATCCATTATGGCAAAAAAAGGTGCAATTGGTGCAGACCACGTTGTAATGGACATACCAACCGGACCAGGTACAAAGATACCAACTGTCCAGGAAGGAAGAAAGCTTGCAAGGGACCTGATCAATTTGGGAGACAGGCTTGGAATGGACGTAGACTGTGCTTTGACCTACGGCGCATCACCTGTCGGACGTACAGTTGGGCCTGCACTTGAGGTCATTGAAGCATTAAAGGTCCTTGAGAATTTCGACGGTCCTAACAGCCTGATAGAAAAGAGTGCAGCACTGGCAGGAATGCTTCTTGAAATGGGTGGAGTGGCAACTAAGAATCAGGGATATGATCTCGCTATCGAAACCCTGAAGAATGGAAAAGCCCTTGAAAAGTTCAAGCAGATCATCGAGATACAGGGTGGAAATCCGAACGTAACCCATAAGGATATCGCAGTGGGTGAATTCACTGCAGATATTCTTGCCCCTACTAATGGATATATTCTTGAACTTGATAACAAAAGGCTGGTTCAGATCGCGAGGATCGCCGGTGCTCCAAATGACAAAGGAGCAGGTTTGTTGCTTCACAAAAAACTTGGTGAGCCGATCAAGGAAGGAGAAAAATTGTTCACCATCTATGCTGAAAAAGAATCAAAACTCAACACTGCTCTCAAAAATGCGAAGGCAAAACCACCATTCATCGCAGAGGGAATGCTTCTGGAACGTATCCAGAGCTTTAAGGAGATCTGA
- a CDS encoding tRNA (cytidine(56)-2'-O)-methyltransferase encodes MPRVVILRLGHRPERDKRITTHVGLTARALGAEGMLLASNDKGIKNAIEDVADRWGGSFYVENDVNWKSEIEKWKEEGGKVCHLSMYGINLPDATEDIKGCEKLMIVVGAEKVPTEIYDMADWNVAVGNQPHSEVAAVALTMDRIAQNEPLRQEFTDAELTIIPTEYGKRVIDNKSKE; translated from the coding sequence ATGCCAAGAGTAGTCATACTCCGCCTAGGCCATCGTCCTGAGAGGGATAAAAGAATAACCACACATGTCGGACTGACAGCCAGAGCACTTGGTGCAGAAGGAATGCTCCTAGCCTCCAATGACAAAGGCATTAAGAATGCCATCGAAGATGTTGCAGACCGATGGGGAGGCAGCTTTTATGTCGAGAACGATGTCAACTGGAAAAGCGAGATAGAAAAATGGAAAGAAGAAGGCGGCAAGGTCTGCCATCTTTCCATGTACGGGATAAACCTGCCTGATGCAACTGAGGATATCAAAGGCTGTGAGAAGCTCATGATCGTTGTAGGTGCCGAAAAAGTACCTACTGAAATATATGACATGGCAGACTGGAATGTTGCGGTAGGCAACCAGCCACACTCAGAAGTAGCTGCAGTTGCCCTTACCATGGACAGGATCGCACAGAATGAACCTTTAAGGCAGGAGTTCACAGATGCAGAATTAACTATCATACCCACGGAATACGGAAAAAGGGTAATTGATAATAAAAGTAAAGAATAA
- a CDS encoding Nif3-like dinuclear metal center hexameric protein produces MELSRIVEILEEIAPPELAEDFDIGRIGLTLDLDNDVNRIAVALDPTEYVLKRAAQIGADLLITHHTLIFHSVNLISKELAGLLKIALDNGISLYSMHTNYDRAEGGVNDVLARRLGLVDVKDVGMGRIGRIDECSADVFVNHVSKSLNTHLQYVGGKDSISNVMVFGGSGFKDDFLDIAREHNVDAYVSAELKHDILRNYDDILLVDATHYATENPAMEALCGRLKNMLNIDVEFIDNDPFIGVL; encoded by the coding sequence ATGGAACTATCACGCATAGTAGAAATACTGGAAGAGATCGCACCTCCTGAACTTGCAGAGGATTTCGATATTGGCAGGATCGGCCTTACTCTTGATCTGGACAATGATGTCAACAGAATAGCGGTTGCACTTGATCCTACGGAGTATGTCTTGAAGCGTGCAGCCCAGATCGGTGCGGACTTGCTTATCACCCATCACACGCTAATATTCCATTCTGTGAACCTGATCTCAAAAGAGCTTGCAGGTCTTTTAAAGATCGCTCTTGATAATGGTATTTCCCTTTATTCCATGCATACGAACTATGACCGGGCCGAGGGTGGTGTTAATGACGTCCTTGCCCGGCGTCTTGGTCTTGTTGATGTGAAGGATGTAGGCATGGGTCGGATCGGCAGGATCGATGAGTGCTCTGCTGATGTTTTCGTGAACCATGTTTCAAAGAGCCTTAATACTCATCTTCAATATGTGGGTGGGAAAGATTCCATTTCAAATGTAATGGTTTTTGGTGGCAGTGGTTTTAAGGATGATTTCCTTGACATAGCAAGGGAACACAATGTCGATGCATATGTTTCTGCTGAACTTAAACATGATATCCTGCGCAATTATGATGACATCCTGCTTGTGGATGCCACTCATTATGCTACAGAGAACCCGGCAATGGAAGCACTTTGTGGGCGCCTGAAGAACATGCTCAACATTGATGTGGAATTTATTGACAATGACCCATTTATCGGAGTGTTATGA
- a CDS encoding nicotinate-nucleotide pyrophosphorylase: MIEPFEHYLLEDCPYGDETTEILQIEGEGALKIISRDAGIAACADDLAEFYEKKGLKIISFLDNGEKFDKNSILLEAEGDLRTIFKLWRISQTFLSMTCAIATKTKKVADAAKAVNPDVKIATSRKTHPGFRKYELKAVRAGDGDHHRNSLSDSILITQNHFNVVGSFGKLSSMRKIEIEPRTKEEVFEYAPIADILLLDHYTPEELKEVAPELKKLNPKLEIAVGGIEFKDIPKYAAAVDIVVTTAPYYAKPFDLTTKIDRLG, encoded by the coding sequence ATGATCGAACCATTTGAACATTATTTACTGGAAGATTGCCCCTATGGGGATGAGACCACTGAGATCCTTCAGATCGAAGGAGAGGGGGCTCTAAAAATAATATCAAGAGATGCAGGCATTGCAGCCTGTGCAGATGACCTTGCCGAGTTCTATGAAAAAAAAGGACTGAAAATAATTTCATTTCTGGACAACGGGGAAAAGTTTGACAAAAATTCTATATTATTAGAGGCAGAAGGCGACCTTAGAACTATCTTCAAATTATGGAGAATATCACAGACATTCCTTTCCATGACCTGTGCCATCGCCACAAAAACAAAAAAGGTTGCAGATGCTGCAAAAGCTGTCAATCCTGATGTAAAGATCGCCACCAGCAGAAAGACACACCCGGGTTTTCGTAAATATGAACTTAAGGCAGTCAGGGCAGGAGATGGGGATCATCACCGAAATTCCCTGAGCGATTCGATCCTTATTACACAAAATCACTTCAATGTAGTAGGTTCTTTCGGGAAGCTTAGTTCCATGAGAAAGATCGAGATCGAACCAAGGACAAAGGAAGAGGTCTTCGAATACGCACCTATTGCAGACATACTGCTTCTTGATCACTACACCCCGGAGGAGCTAAAAGAAGTGGCACCTGAGCTTAAAAAGCTCAACCCGAAACTTGAGATCGCAGTTGGCGGCATTGAGTTCAAGGATATACCAAAATATGCAGCAGCTGTTGATATTGTTGTGACCACCGCGCCATATTACGCAAAACCTTTTGACCTAACAACAAAAATAGACCGGCTCGGATAA
- a CDS encoding Rossmann-like domain-containing protein, producing the protein MGNNSLMEMLLEQIRQELEEKLDDIYVEDIRVGVVYSGVRITGGYGGIAATQPQSSQSDSAHCSTLPKAGDMTGRPVSEIMEMALSDNTLKAVVGVATVNALATMICDKNPEKYKFSDADVLDLIKPGDKVGMVGHFSPMIPRILKITEQLTVIEKKEIFDDRITVVQESDASEVLSGSDVVIITASTLVNGTTDELISMKGNAREAILLGPSAVMLPQPFYDKGFTAVMGTRINDADTMLKIVSEAGGTKHLLKKCGEKVSFVK; encoded by the coding sequence ATGGGAAATAATTCTTTAATGGAAATGTTGCTTGAACAGATCAGGCAGGAACTCGAAGAAAAACTGGATGACATCTATGTGGAAGATATCAGGGTTGGTGTCGTCTATAGCGGAGTAAGGATCACGGGCGGTTATGGAGGAATTGCAGCCACACAACCCCAATCATCCCAATCGGATTCAGCTCATTGTTCAACACTACCAAAGGCGGGCGATATGACCGGCAGGCCTGTATCAGAGATCATGGAAATGGCACTATCAGATAACACGCTCAAGGCTGTTGTCGGAGTGGCAACCGTAAATGCCCTTGCAACCATGATATGCGATAAAAATCCTGAGAAGTATAAATTCTCTGATGCTGATGTTCTTGACCTGATAAAGCCTGGTGACAAAGTTGGAATGGTAGGCCATTTCAGTCCTATGATACCAAGGATACTGAAGATCACTGAACAGCTTACAGTGATCGAAAAGAAGGAAATCTTTGATGACCGCATAACTGTGGTTCAGGAGAGTGACGCTTCAGAAGTACTTTCCGGATCAGATGTTGTCATAATAACTGCCAGCACACTGGTGAACGGGACAACGGATGAATTGATATCCATGAAAGGAAATGCACGCGAAGCCATACTTCTCGGACCTTCTGCGGTGATGTTACCGCAGCCATTCTATGACAAAGGGTTTACGGCGGTGATGGGAACACGAATAAACGATGCTGACACTATGTTAAAGATAGTCAGTGAAGCAGGCGGAACTAAGCATTTGCTTAAAAAATGCGGTGAGAAGGTCTCATTCGTTAAATAA
- a CDS encoding endonuclease NucS domain-containing protein has product MDTFKFYTREDTPSETIRPIIDSLENIRDSHQCNFEILAIEDLRDDEKEELIESIRVISRKNAIGVVSKGRGSLPISRKKNLSNVGILIHSRDGKDISVHPNVKNNKLTTAIQYLNLIQNSSSVEEALESNHITEDDISRMITSLPELIEPGLTFHEIEVEVDGGRIDAVFIDEQEKHFLIEIEINARDNAIGQVQRFKLPYAEKYEVDPEDIRLGIVCASIDNSRMTACRGAGIEVYCLCLKKME; this is encoded by the coding sequence ATGGATACTTTCAAGTTCTACACAAGGGAAGACACACCCTCAGAGACGATCAGACCGATCATCGACTCACTGGAGAATATCAGAGATAGCCATCAATGCAACTTTGAGATACTGGCTATAGAAGATCTCAGGGATGATGAAAAGGAAGAACTTATCGAATCCATCCGTGTTATCAGCAGGAAGAATGCCATCGGCGTTGTCAGCAAAGGCAGGGGATCACTTCCCATCTCACGCAAGAAGAACCTGAGCAACGTAGGCATTCTCATCCATTCCCGGGATGGAAAGGATATTTCCGTCCACCCCAATGTGAAGAACAACAAATTAACGACCGCAATCCAATACCTGAACCTTATCCAAAATTCTTCCAGTGTGGAGGAAGCACTGGAATCGAACCATATTACCGAAGATGACATCTCAAGGATGATCACCAGCCTGCCGGAGCTTATCGAACCCGGACTGACATTCCACGAGATAGAAGTAGAGGTCGATGGCGGCAGGATAGACGCGGTCTTTATCGATGAGCAGGAAAAGCACTTTTTGATAGAGATCGAGATCAACGCAAGAGACAATGCCATCGGTCAGGTGCAGAGGTTCAAGCTGCCTTATGCTGAAAAGTACGAAGTTGATCCCGAGGATATACGTCTGGGTATCGTCTGTGCGAGTATTGACAACAGCAGGATGACAGCATGCCGTGGTGCGGGGATCGAGGTTTACTGCCTTTGTCTGAAGAAGATGGAATGA
- a CDS encoding ABC transporter permease → MNFNKIKTIAKKEFFDSVKSRSFAIVFGIFLVLILTSSISGVNQYNEDLQSYQENMANFGNVKSSDIFLSFPEPELMSVLFGNIVSNIAVMGAILAIMLGYNAISGEKERGNLKLLLSYPLYRDDVINGKFLGKIAVLVMTLVITTLISVSVALIMGLVPTGDDIIKLMLFMAVSIVYLVTFLGISIFFSTVSKNETSSMLNSFMFWIVSAILITSVSGLVADTMVPEAQGSNSVSFIVSGDTGSKFDMSDFEDASQGLGMDGFDSYEKKWKVQNMIEALISPSLNYEQVANAILGSSGDKFSLVGNDPTQDLSVFEILMGKMTNLVSMFLWAIVSLIATYYVFMRQDIR, encoded by the coding sequence ATGAACTTCAATAAAATAAAGACCATAGCAAAAAAAGAGTTCTTTGATAGTGTGAAGAGCAGGTCTTTTGCTATCGTATTTGGAATCTTTTTAGTACTGATATTAACATCTTCAATTTCCGGTGTAAATCAATATAATGAGGATCTTCAGAGCTATCAGGAAAATATGGCGAATTTTGGAAATGTGAAAAGCAGTGATATATTCTTATCATTTCCCGAACCGGAACTGATGTCTGTACTTTTTGGAAATATCGTGTCGAACATTGCAGTGATGGGTGCGATACTGGCAATAATGCTTGGATATAATGCTATTTCCGGTGAAAAAGAAAGAGGAAACCTGAAATTACTGTTGTCCTATCCTCTTTACAGGGACGATGTTATCAATGGCAAGTTCCTTGGAAAGATCGCAGTACTTGTCATGACACTGGTGATAACCACCCTTATATCGGTATCTGTTGCATTGATCATGGGTCTGGTCCCGACAGGTGACGATATCATTAAACTGATGTTGTTCATGGCTGTTTCCATAGTTTATCTTGTAACATTCTTAGGAATAAGCATATTCTTCTCGACTGTTTCCAAAAATGAGACCAGCTCGATGCTGAACTCGTTTATGTTCTGGATCGTCAGTGCGATACTAATAACTTCAGTTTCGGGTTTGGTTGCAGACACCATGGTTCCGGAAGCTCAGGGTTCTAATAGCGTATCTTTCATCGTATCCGGAGATACTGGTTCAAAATTTGACATGTCAGACTTTGAAGATGCGTCCCAGGGATTAGGGATGGATGGCTTTGATAGTTATGAAAAGAAGTGGAAGGTCCAGAATATGATCGAAGCTTTGATCTCGCCCAGTCTGAATTATGAGCAGGTGGCAAATGCTATTCTGGGAAGTTCGGGGGATAAATTTTCACTTGTGGGCAATGATCCGACACAAGACCTTTCGGTCTTTGAGATCCTCATGGGTAAAATGACAAATCTGGTCAGCATGTTCCTCTGGGCAATAGTTTCTCTCATAGCGACTTATTATGTCTTTATGAGACAGGACATCAGGTGA
- a CDS encoding ABC transporter ATP-binding protein, with translation MDKILEIQNLTKTYDGFKAVDNVSLDINEGDLIGLLGHNGAGKTTLFVMLTGLTIQTSGSIKVLGEDIGKNMMMLKENISFLPDNTLYYENLTAKENLEYFCDLADADRSKVPELLEIVGMSKWADKKVGEFSRGMVQRVGFAQALVKEPKVIFLDEPTSGLDPEARVEMNQLLKKLNDRGIAIVISSHVLSEIKDICSKIAIMKQGKLVAFDTLENLRRKENSNIILLETKDPESTMEVLSSIDSIKFVREGNIFRITSEEDVRERISSELSSIGVIILNLRYETEDLFDIFGKYYQVD, from the coding sequence ATGGACAAAATACTTGAAATACAGAACTTAACGAAAACATATGATGGCTTTAAGGCAGTTGATAATGTGTCCCTTGACATCAATGAAGGGGATCTTATCGGGTTATTGGGCCACAACGGTGCAGGAAAAACAACTCTTTTTGTAATGCTCACAGGGCTTACAATACAAACATCAGGGAGTATAAAGGTACTTGGTGAGGATATCGGGAAGAACATGATGATGTTAAAGGAGAACATCAGTTTTCTTCCGGATAACACACTTTACTACGAGAACCTGACCGCAAAAGAGAACCTGGAATATTTCTGCGATCTGGCGGATGCAGATCGTTCAAAGGTCCCGGAACTTCTTGAGATCGTAGGGATGAGCAAGTGGGCAGACAAGAAAGTCGGTGAGTTCTCCAGGGGAATGGTGCAGAGGGTAGGATTCGCACAGGCTCTTGTAAAGGAACCGAAGGTCATCTTCCTTGATGAGCCTACATCAGGTCTTGATCCCGAAGCAAGGGTAGAGATGAACCAGCTTTTAAAGAAGCTTAATGACAGGGGAATCGCGATCGTAATTTCTTCCCATGTACTATCGGAGATCAAGGATATCTGCTCAAAGATTGCTATCATGAAACAGGGGAAGCTTGTTGCTTTTGATACACTAGAGAATCTCCGCAGAAAGGAAAATAGCAATATCATCCTGCTGGAGACAAAAGATCCGGAGAGCACAATGGAAGTCCTCAGTTCGATCGATTCTATCAAATTTGTTCGTGAAGGCAATATCTTCAGGATAACTTCTGAAGAGGATGTCAGGGAACGGATCAGCTCGGAACTGAGTAGCATAGGTGTCATTATTTTGAACCTCAGGTATGAAACTGAGGATCTTTTCGATATCTTTGGAAAATATTATCAGGTGGATTAA